A part of Paenibacillus sp. 481 genomic DNA contains:
- a CDS encoding SDR family NAD(P)-dependent oxidoreductase, with translation MDLNMIKQIPYSPSDSDCHEPSVQDIAIIGLHAQVGKANNVQEFWDYIRNGMDLVTDFPQQRYEDAVRSYQYMHQKEIPEGLGQSAYMDRIDLFDPSVFNISPREAEFMDPAQRMFLESAWTALEDAGYGGGCLKGSPTGVFVGYTSPPDAYRSLLKENDAHTYGISVSGNVDAIIASRISYILNLKGPAINIDTTCSSSLVAVHTACEQIKNGSITMAIAGSVRFRMIPAPEVIENKMGIESSSSRTKTFNYDADGTGTGEGVVCFILKSLRDAVRDRDHIYAVIKGGSVNQDGASVGITAPNAEAQESVIRGAWKDARINPETISYIEAHGTATKLGDPVEINGIERAFSRVTDKKQFCAIGSVKSNVGHLDSAAGAVGLLKAVLMLKHKQLPPTLHFTAPNQKINFSSSPVYVNDKLRYWESSHYPRRCGISSFGMSGTNCHVILEEAPQVESVTYSPEQSRIFTVSAKDEQTVRRYIEQYKQYLKQMPNCNLDDLCYTANVGRVHFECRFAMILHSPDDLFAISFTQNVTDNRYVYGQHKITDSDITDGYIHRNTVQLLSQKAAEITQQIIHESDEEQYKGLLNALMALYVQGATIDWEQLYGREERRKLSIPTYPFDHKRYWISLPSRQEKPLFESRKENLHPLVHTCVLDTHRMHVYMTKMNVEQCWELKCHMINGVHVLPGTVFFEMAVFVSTRYLKHAQFDIENLLYCVPFACGRDETRTIHTIIKEEHGVITVNCFSKNDQESEWIHHLEVSVRGRKHAAPKNMSIDIPSIIARSEVMDRHTSLAPKTIVEIKGNKWNNLSALYKNDTELLLYFSVDKALLTELDQYILFPSLLDPAINSGNLIINDVFLPFSCEQARFYQPLPARMYSYIKLKEQDRVTEEFAAFDVTLLDEDGRIIGELNNYVIKKIHDEENFMKSSQHQYRTTHWIACPDPFDKVVNVVKEDDCILIMYRREQLNSSLMLQMRQYFGKRMIAVELGEACDFDTILSSLAKENIKYIVHIASLMYEEVQTASQLVTEMELLFKSTFNLIKELLNQDVRHSINLVMFTSNATKVTGEEEWIQPLSYGLSGMVNSIGREYANIKTRVIDIDNDTSADVLIEDMLSNESLHAVSYRKNVKYMQQLNNVTQGTTLDGEQMTLIDNGVYIITGGLGGMGLAMAQYLFHLNPTIHIVLLNRTYSRDTFSHLSDSTDPVLRKKLEQVQSLWSQEHSLDIVQVDIADYEQMDDVIQQLREAHGAIRGVIHAAGIAGDGFIMNKTWQTYESVLSPKIAGTWILHELTREDPLSFFVMCSSYSSIFGSAGQSDYVAANAFMDSFSYYRRALGLPSLTINWTGWRESGMAAASGIREDGVYVRFLDDEEGAAAFWHALKTKLPQVLIGDIDYKALEMEHDKLIISLFANSSNHRGNDQSHRSKRTNPEDKEIVVIGKSMSDITDIERNVIYAWSQTLGTDQVDIHAKFFESGGNSLLAAYLQKELDKFYPGIIVITDMFVYSTVVEIAQHIEKKTTKSDKITIKEESGSDIEDMLDQFVAGDMNMEQVLALLDKRN, from the coding sequence GTGGATTTGAATATGATCAAGCAAATACCGTATTCGCCATCCGATTCCGATTGTCATGAACCTTCTGTCCAGGATATAGCGATCATTGGTTTACATGCACAGGTTGGAAAAGCCAACAATGTTCAAGAGTTTTGGGATTATATCCGTAATGGGATGGATTTGGTCACTGATTTTCCGCAACAACGGTATGAGGATGCGGTTCGATCATATCAATACATGCACCAGAAGGAAATACCTGAAGGTTTAGGACAATCTGCTTATATGGACCGAATCGATTTATTCGATCCAAGTGTATTTAATATCTCACCTCGGGAAGCTGAGTTTATGGATCCAGCGCAGCGTATGTTTTTGGAGTCGGCTTGGACAGCGCTTGAGGATGCCGGCTATGGTGGCGGTTGTTTAAAAGGAAGTCCGACAGGTGTGTTTGTAGGCTATACAAGTCCGCCTGATGCCTACCGTTCGTTGCTGAAAGAGAATGATGCGCATACGTACGGAATTTCAGTTTCTGGAAATGTGGATGCCATTATCGCAAGTAGAATCAGCTACATATTAAATCTAAAAGGGCCGGCAATTAATATTGATACGACTTGCTCATCCTCTTTGGTAGCTGTGCATACGGCTTGTGAGCAAATTAAAAATGGTAGCATTACAATGGCGATTGCGGGTTCTGTTCGCTTCAGAATGATACCCGCACCTGAAGTAATTGAGAACAAGATGGGAATTGAATCTTCTTCTTCGAGAACGAAGACGTTTAACTATGATGCAGACGGTACAGGTACAGGAGAAGGTGTTGTATGTTTTATCCTGAAGTCGTTACGCGATGCAGTCCGCGACCGCGATCATATTTATGCGGTTATTAAAGGAGGAAGTGTCAACCAAGATGGAGCTTCGGTTGGCATAACTGCACCAAATGCTGAGGCTCAAGAATCTGTCATAAGAGGGGCATGGAAAGACGCTCGCATCAATCCTGAGACGATATCATATATTGAAGCGCATGGTACAGCAACAAAACTTGGCGATCCTGTGGAAATTAACGGAATAGAACGTGCGTTCAGCCGAGTGACGGACAAGAAACAATTTTGTGCAATCGGATCTGTAAAAAGTAACGTGGGTCACCTTGATAGTGCAGCAGGAGCGGTAGGGCTACTTAAAGCAGTATTAATGCTGAAGCATAAGCAATTACCTCCAACGCTTCACTTCACAGCACCTAACCAAAAGATAAATTTTTCATCATCACCTGTTTATGTTAATGATAAGTTACGTTATTGGGAGTCGTCGCATTATCCAAGACGATGTGGCATTAGCTCCTTCGGCATGAGCGGAACAAACTGCCATGTCATCTTAGAAGAAGCCCCACAAGTAGAAAGTGTAACATACAGTCCAGAACAGTCTCGAATATTTACCGTTTCAGCCAAAGATGAGCAGACTGTTCGCCGTTACATTGAGCAGTATAAGCAATACTTAAAGCAAATGCCAAACTGCAATCTTGATGATTTATGCTATACCGCGAATGTCGGGAGAGTTCATTTTGAATGTCGTTTTGCGATGATTCTTCATTCTCCGGATGATCTTTTTGCGATTAGTTTCACACAAAATGTTACCGATAACCGATATGTCTATGGCCAGCATAAAATAACGGATTCCGATATTACGGATGGATATATTCATCGCAATACGGTGCAATTACTGTCGCAAAAAGCTGCTGAAATCACGCAGCAAATTATTCATGAGTCGGACGAAGAGCAATATAAGGGCTTATTAAATGCATTAATGGCACTATATGTCCAAGGTGCGACTATTGACTGGGAACAATTATATGGCAGAGAAGAACGACGTAAGTTGAGCATTCCTACTTATCCGTTCGATCACAAAAGATATTGGATTTCGTTACCGTCGAGACAAGAAAAACCATTATTTGAATCTCGCAAAGAGAATCTACATCCATTAGTTCATACATGTGTGTTAGATACCCATCGTATGCATGTATATATGACAAAGATGAATGTTGAACAATGTTGGGAATTAAAATGTCATATGATAAATGGTGTTCATGTTTTACCTGGCACTGTTTTTTTTGAAATGGCCGTATTCGTTAGTACTCGCTATTTAAAACATGCTCAATTTGATATTGAGAATCTATTATATTGTGTTCCTTTTGCTTGTGGCAGGGATGAAACTCGTACGATTCATACCATCATAAAAGAAGAGCATGGTGTCATTACAGTAAATTGCTTTAGTAAAAACGATCAGGAAAGTGAATGGATCCATCATTTAGAAGTGTCTGTGCGCGGAAGAAAACATGCAGCCCCTAAAAATATGTCAATTGACATCCCTTCCATTATAGCTCGTTCTGAGGTAATGGATAGGCATACATCATTGGCACCTAAAACAATTGTAGAAATTAAGGGGAATAAGTGGAACAATCTATCGGCCCTTTATAAAAATGATACAGAACTTTTACTTTATTTCTCAGTTGATAAGGCCTTACTAACAGAATTGGATCAATATATACTGTTTCCGTCTTTACTTGATCCGGCCATTAATTCTGGAAATTTGATTATTAATGATGTCTTTTTACCGTTCTCCTGTGAACAAGCACGCTTCTATCAACCTCTTCCGGCTAGAATGTATAGCTATATTAAACTAAAAGAGCAAGATCGTGTAACGGAGGAGTTTGCGGCTTTTGACGTCACGCTACTGGACGAGGATGGTCGTATCATTGGGGAGCTGAACAATTATGTTATTAAAAAAATCCATGATGAGGAGAACTTTATGAAGTCATCCCAACATCAGTATAGAACGACACACTGGATTGCTTGCCCTGACCCCTTTGATAAAGTGGTGAATGTTGTGAAGGAAGACGATTGCATACTCATCATGTATCGTCGAGAGCAACTCAATTCGTCTTTGATGTTGCAGATGCGACAGTACTTTGGAAAGCGGATGATAGCTGTAGAGTTAGGAGAGGCATGTGATTTTGATACCATTCTATCTTCATTGGCGAAGGAGAATATTAAATATATTGTTCATATTGCTTCGCTTATGTATGAAGAGGTGCAAACAGCCTCACAGCTTGTAACTGAGATGGAGTTGCTCTTCAAAAGCACATTTAATTTGATAAAGGAATTACTTAACCAAGATGTTCGTCATTCCATAAACTTGGTTATGTTCACCTCAAATGCAACGAAAGTAACTGGTGAGGAAGAATGGATTCAACCATTGAGCTACGGATTGAGTGGTATGGTCAATTCGATTGGCAGAGAGTATGCGAACATAAAGACACGCGTAATAGATATTGATAACGATACGTCGGCAGACGTTCTTATCGAAGACATGCTTAGTAATGAATCGTTGCATGCTGTGTCCTATCGAAAAAATGTGAAGTATATGCAACAACTTAACAATGTCACACAGGGAACAACTCTTGATGGTGAACAAATGACGTTAATTGATAACGGGGTTTATATCATCACAGGTGGGTTAGGCGGCATGGGGTTAGCCATGGCCCAATACTTATTCCACCTTAATCCAACTATACATATTGTATTACTTAATAGAACTTATTCAAGAGATACGTTTTCGCATCTATCGGATTCTACTGATCCAGTTCTGCGCAAGAAACTGGAGCAGGTGCAAAGCCTTTGGTCTCAAGAGCATTCATTGGATATTGTGCAGGTCGATATTGCTGACTATGAACAAATGGATGATGTAATACAGCAATTACGAGAAGCACATGGAGCGATCCGTGGGGTGATACATGCTGCGGGTATTGCTGGAGATGGGTTCATTATGAATAAGACATGGCAAACGTATGAATCGGTCTTAAGCCCGAAAATTGCCGGAACCTGGATATTGCATGAACTGACACGCGAGGATCCATTAAGCTTTTTTGTGATGTGTTCTTCTTACTCCTCCATATTTGGTTCAGCAGGACAAAGCGATTATGTCGCTGCGAATGCGTTTATGGATAGTTTTTCATATTACCGCCGTGCATTAGGGTTGCCAAGTTTGACCATCAACTGGACAGGGTGGCGTGAATCAGGGATGGCGGCAGCAAGTGGTATACGCGAAGATGGGGTGTATGTGCGATTCCTTGATGATGAAGAAGGAGCCGCCGCGTTCTGGCATGCCTTAAAAACAAAGCTGCCACAGGTACTGATCGGAGATATTGATTATAAAGCATTAGAAATGGAACACGACAAACTTATCATCAGTTTGTTTGCGAATAGTAGCAATCATAGAGGTAACGATCAGAGTCATCGGAGTAAGAGAACTAACCCCGAGGATAAAGAGATTGTTGTGATCGGGAAGAGTATGAGCGATATTACTGACATTGAAAGAAATGTAATCTACGCTTGGTCACAAACTCTCGGCACAGATCAAGTAGATATCCATGCTAAGTTTTTTGAATCGGGTGGCAATTCATTGCTTGCTGCATATCTTCAAAAAGAACTGGATAAGTTCTACCCCGGTATCATCGTGATTACGGATATGTTTGTGTATTCTACAGTAGTAGAAATCGCGCAACATATAGAGAAAAAGACAACGAAGAGCGACAAGATAACGATCAAGGAAGAAAGTGGTAGTGACATAGAGGATATGTTAGACCAATTCGTTGCAGGTGATATGAATATGGAGCAGGTGCTAGCGCTGCTGGATAAGCGCAATTAA
- a CDS encoding type I polyketide synthase, with the protein MNTVKKFILEQLSKKHISQTEAVSLLAKLQQNEEDELTEIAVIGVANRLPMSKNAGEYWDNLVNGRLCFVPKPEDRLVFDEMILKNIAFGEYIGYTPSPENYDKLEQFQGGYITDWDKFDAAFFGIPPREARYIEPEQRVFMEAAVTAIEDAGYSIPAITNSNMGVFVGKDQTNSIHYKYLTEDDQMKLSGFWSGILASRISYTFNLKGPAFIVDTACSSGLVAIHEACSALRNQECDMALAGGINLGIAGLNMQDSANKETSDEDMNIMDSVQSTDYLIRTFDKKSSGTVFSEGVVVFLLKPLKKAIKDGDHIYGVIKGSSVNNDGASNGITAPNPLAQEEVIINAWKRANVSPESISYVETHGTGTLLGDPIEVTGLSNAFSKFTDKKQFCGIGSVKTNIGHSVGAAGPANLLKVLLSMKHRMLPPSLHFEETNPYINFINSPLYVVDKCMDWDSGEMPLRAGISAFGFSGTNCHLIVEEYKDSDRLPDPTSNHVLSLSAKTETALKSLIHNYEQFLENEQDIPMGNLCYTANTGRGHYTYRIAIVFNTLKDLREKLTILNKNDLKNMVNHGIHYGKNHVVSDKRQSINEGDISTSELNRITQEAQNLVLTGSDLGENSSQLSQLCELYVKGATVDWKQLYQNGAYKRVSLPTYPFDRTHYWAEPVTAAQSILRKPDSTKLHPLVHHCMVDSMKQSVYLINPELAKEWVITDHKLMGTHLLVGTAYLEMIKEACQHCFNNANIVIQDLVFMAPLLSYEGDMDIHIVITQNDVNADFSVVSRREESTGDVWIEHSKGTVCMHDDAPSKQLPFSEIESDPALKKFSIKQGLEEKVLINTSWENENYFGERWDSIMNFFTRANGDRDEIITEIQIPDKYLSDLDHFSFHPALVDNAINIPVIQLYTGGRKLLPFSYKNLKFYRRVPRHFYSKITILTKDNNTEVFTFRVSLVDISGNVIAEAEEVTLRQISKMNEFNKNAYYGINWMLQPATIQKTQNVQGDILVFCDQGEHYARALAKRIQPQDSRLFFVSVGKEFSQMDETQFTVGKNEEDYDKLLAAIGVNNLRSVYHFSTVDFARTDVLAEQYGEELHQGLYSVVYLTRALLKTISDAVDFVLLTDYAHEVTGEEAYIKPAHAAFLAVTKSTVTEYPGLRYRCIDIDEATDMETVLDEVLTENPTFRIAYRNNQRFTEALTVIEPKQESITELEIKQTGVYLITGGTGGLGLQVAIDLGNKGARTICLLARKALPDRSTWQTILSNGDRKLKTLIESILYLENLGCTILLRYADVSDMAQMDSILSELRAEYGPIHGIVHCAGMAGDGFLFIKNMNAFHDVIRPKINGTVVLDALTRGEKLDFFILFSSMTSLLGGPGQSDYTAANAFLDAYAPYLRKKGIPAQTVNWPGWSEVGMAVDYQVADAVTLFRSLETEVAIQALNEIIKYDLSNVIPGQINYDVLQQIGENHLPFKLSAWLKKNLDRHVSRHNTQKKQVAKQTITPEDIQIIGKNDNYTTTENEVAFRYAIVLDLREIDIYESFNSLGGDSIHAMELLKEINAIYPRTIDITDIFTHSSVEELAGLIDKKRGIGQEQSDDKAIIVPNYELSDDDIMSMLDNVEQGNVSSFDEAIKVIKNDK; encoded by the coding sequence ATGAATACTGTGAAGAAATTTATTTTAGAACAACTCAGCAAGAAGCATATTTCCCAAACAGAAGCAGTAAGTTTGTTAGCGAAACTTCAACAAAATGAAGAAGACGAATTAACCGAAATAGCGGTCATTGGCGTTGCAAACAGGTTGCCTATGTCAAAAAATGCAGGGGAATACTGGGATAATTTAGTAAATGGTAGGTTGTGCTTTGTACCGAAACCTGAAGATAGACTCGTTTTTGACGAGATGATCTTAAAGAATATTGCTTTTGGCGAGTATATCGGCTATACACCTTCGCCAGAAAATTATGACAAACTTGAACAGTTTCAAGGTGGTTATATTACGGATTGGGATAAATTTGATGCCGCCTTTTTCGGGATTCCTCCACGGGAAGCGCGCTATATCGAACCTGAGCAAAGGGTATTCATGGAAGCTGCGGTGACAGCAATCGAAGATGCCGGTTATAGCATTCCGGCGATAACCAATTCGAACATGGGTGTATTTGTAGGAAAAGATCAAACAAACTCTATCCACTATAAATACCTGACCGAAGATGATCAGATGAAACTAAGTGGATTTTGGAGTGGTATCTTAGCAAGTCGTATTAGCTATACGTTTAACTTAAAAGGGCCAGCTTTCATCGTTGATACTGCCTGCTCTTCCGGACTTGTCGCCATACATGAAGCGTGTAGTGCGCTTCGCAATCAAGAGTGTGATATGGCACTAGCCGGTGGGATTAACCTCGGCATCGCTGGTCTAAATATGCAAGATAGTGCTAACAAGGAAACATCAGATGAGGATATGAATATTATGGACTCCGTCCAATCCACAGATTATCTCATCCGCACCTTCGATAAGAAGAGTAGTGGTACAGTGTTCTCTGAGGGTGTAGTTGTTTTCTTATTGAAGCCACTAAAGAAAGCGATAAAAGATGGCGACCACATTTATGGTGTGATAAAGGGGAGCTCAGTAAACAATGATGGGGCTTCAAACGGTATCACTGCTCCGAATCCCCTTGCTCAGGAGGAAGTCATCATTAATGCGTGGAAAAGAGCTAACGTTTCACCTGAATCTATCAGTTACGTTGAGACACATGGTACTGGAACGTTGCTCGGTGACCCGATTGAAGTTACTGGCTTATCTAATGCTTTTTCAAAATTCACGGATAAAAAGCAATTCTGTGGAATTGGTTCTGTGAAAACAAACATTGGACATTCGGTCGGTGCTGCCGGCCCAGCAAATCTATTAAAAGTTCTTCTATCTATGAAACATCGGATGTTACCACCGAGTCTTCATTTTGAGGAGACGAATCCATACATTAATTTTATCAATTCACCATTATATGTAGTCGACAAATGCATGGACTGGGATAGCGGGGAAATGCCGCTGCGAGCAGGAATAAGTGCATTTGGTTTTAGTGGAACCAATTGCCACCTTATCGTGGAAGAATATAAGGATTCTGATCGGTTACCAGACCCGACTTCAAATCATGTACTTTCTCTATCGGCAAAAACTGAGACCGCTTTAAAAAGCCTAATTCATAACTATGAACAATTTCTTGAGAACGAACAAGATATACCGATGGGTAACCTATGCTATACGGCGAACACGGGCCGGGGGCATTATACATATCGAATCGCTATTGTCTTCAATACTCTCAAAGACTTAAGAGAAAAACTTACTATTCTGAACAAAAATGATTTGAAAAATATGGTCAATCATGGAATTCACTATGGAAAAAATCATGTCGTATCGGATAAGCGGCAAAGTATAAATGAAGGCGATATTTCAACTAGTGAGCTAAATCGCATAACACAAGAAGCGCAAAACCTTGTATTAACAGGGAGCGATTTAGGTGAAAATAGTTCACAACTTTCCCAGCTTTGTGAGCTTTATGTGAAAGGAGCCACAGTTGATTGGAAACAGTTGTATCAAAATGGCGCCTATAAGCGCGTTTCTTTACCAACATATCCATTTGATAGAACGCATTATTGGGCTGAACCGGTTACAGCGGCACAATCTATTCTTAGGAAACCGGATAGTACGAAATTACATCCGCTTGTTCATCACTGTATGGTTGATTCGATGAAGCAAAGTGTGTATCTCATTAATCCCGAACTAGCAAAAGAATGGGTTATTACCGACCATAAGCTTATGGGCACCCATCTGCTGGTCGGAACGGCATATCTTGAAATGATTAAAGAAGCATGCCAGCATTGTTTTAACAATGCAAATATTGTGATTCAGGATCTCGTTTTTATGGCCCCATTGCTATCTTATGAGGGGGATATGGATATCCATATTGTTATTACCCAAAACGACGTTAATGCAGATTTTTCGGTTGTCTCTAGACGTGAGGAATCGACTGGGGACGTGTGGATAGAACATTCTAAAGGCACGGTTTGTATGCATGATGATGCGCCGTCTAAGCAGTTACCATTTTCAGAAATAGAATCAGATCCCGCTTTGAAAAAGTTTAGTATTAAACAAGGCTTAGAAGAAAAAGTGCTAATTAATACTAGTTGGGAGAATGAAAATTATTTTGGTGAGCGTTGGGATTCCATCATGAATTTCTTCACCAGAGCAAATGGTGATCGGGATGAAATTATTACCGAGATACAAATTCCAGACAAGTATTTGTCTGATTTAGACCATTTTTCTTTCCATCCGGCATTGGTTGACAATGCAATTAATATACCTGTGATCCAACTCTATACGGGTGGGCGTAAACTATTGCCTTTCTCGTATAAAAACTTAAAATTTTATCGCCGAGTTCCGCGTCATTTTTATAGTAAGATTACTATTTTGACGAAAGATAATAACACGGAAGTGTTTACGTTCCGTGTTTCACTCGTAGATATATCCGGCAATGTTATTGCAGAGGCGGAAGAAGTCACGCTTAGGCAAATTAGCAAAATGAATGAGTTTAATAAGAACGCCTATTACGGAATAAACTGGATGTTGCAACCGGCAACGATACAAAAAACTCAGAATGTGCAAGGTGATATATTAGTTTTTTGTGACCAGGGCGAACATTATGCTCGTGCACTTGCAAAACGAATCCAGCCTCAAGACAGTCGATTGTTTTTTGTCTCAGTTGGCAAAGAATTTAGCCAAATGGATGAAACCCAGTTTACGGTTGGTAAAAATGAGGAAGATTATGACAAACTGCTTGCTGCGATTGGTGTGAACAATCTTCGTTCCGTATATCACTTCAGCACTGTTGACTTTGCACGAACGGATGTATTGGCGGAGCAATATGGAGAAGAATTACATCAAGGTCTCTATAGTGTGGTTTATTTGACCAGAGCGTTACTTAAAACGATCAGTGATGCTGTCGATTTTGTATTGTTGACTGACTATGCCCATGAAGTAACAGGGGAAGAAGCTTATATCAAGCCTGCACACGCAGCTTTTCTGGCAGTAACCAAGTCGACGGTGACAGAGTATCCGGGTCTTCGCTATCGTTGTATCGACATAGATGAAGCAACAGATATGGAGACTGTACTAGATGAGGTGTTGACGGAGAATCCAACCTTCCGCATCGCATATCGAAACAATCAACGATTCACGGAAGCACTTACTGTGATCGAACCGAAACAAGAATCGATAACGGAGCTGGAAATTAAGCAAACAGGCGTCTATTTAATTACAGGAGGAACCGGTGGATTAGGGTTGCAAGTGGCAATAGATTTAGGAAATAAGGGAGCGCGAACCATTTGTCTTCTAGCTCGTAAAGCATTGCCTGACCGGTCAACGTGGCAGACCATACTGTCGAATGGGGATCGTAAACTTAAAACCCTGATTGAATCGATCTTATATCTTGAAAACTTAGGATGTACCATTTTGCTTCGCTATGCGGATGTTAGTGATATGGCACAAATGGACAGCATTCTATCAGAGCTAAGAGCCGAATATGGCCCTATTCATGGCATTGTCCACTGCGCTGGTATGGCAGGAGATGGATTCCTGTTTATCAAAAATATGAATGCATTTCATGATGTCATAAGACCAAAGATTAATGGTACGGTAGTATTGGACGCTCTGACGAGAGGAGAGAAGCTTGATTTCTTTATCCTGTTTTCTTCGATGACGTCTTTGTTAGGGGGACCGGGGCAAAGTGATTATACTGCAGCGAACGCGTTCCTCGATGCATATGCGCCGTACCTTCGGAAAAAAGGTATACCTGCGCAAACTGTGAATTGGCCAGGATGGAGCGAAGTGGGTATGGCGGTAGATTATCAGGTTGCTGATGCCGTCACCTTATTCCGTTCACTGGAGACAGAAGTAGCTATTCAGGCGCTAAATGAGATTATAAAGTACGATTTAAGCAATGTAATACCAGGGCAAATCAATTATGACGTTCTTCAACAAATAGGGGAGAATCATCTTCCGTTTAAATTATCGGCATGGTTGAAGAAAAATCTTGATCGTCATGTAAGTCGTCACAATACACAGAAAAAACAAGTAGCAAAACAGACGATTACACCAGAAGATATACAAATTATAGGTAAAAATGATAATTATACGACTACAGAGAATGAAGTGGCGTTCCGCTATGCTATCGTGTTGGATTTAAGGGAGATTGATATCTATGAGAGTTTTAATTCTCTCGGAGGGGATTCCATTCATGCGATGGAGCTCTTAAAGGAAATTAATGCGATATATCCTAGAACGATTGATATTACGGATATTTTTACGCACTCTTCCGTAGAAGAATTAGCGGGGCTCATTGATAAGAAGCGAGGTATCGGTCAAGAACAATCCGATGATAAGGCGATTATTGTACCGAATTATGAATTGTCAGATGACGATATTATGTCCATGTTAGACAATGTGGAACAAGGCAATGTATCCTCTTTTGATGAAGCGATAAAAGTCATTAAAAATGACAAATAA
- a CDS encoding GNAT family N-acetyltransferase has translation MIELRKITGDNIDEVIALEVGENQKDFIETTNLRSFADAHMLNADGIPAAPFAIYADGVAVGFLMYIYDTLDHESFENEVFYGKKSYFIWHIMIEKSYQGKGYGKLAFEKMLMDIENRPYGEAEYVALFYRTSNVKAKTLYASFGFVDTGIIQDNNSMLAIKNLDEKIIESIVK, from the coding sequence ATGATTGAATTACGAAAAATAACCGGAGATAACATAGATGAAGTAATAGCACTTGAAGTTGGAGAAAACCAGAAAGACTTTATCGAAACTACTAATCTCAGAAGCTTTGCAGACGCTCATATGTTGAACGCAGACGGGATACCAGCGGCTCCCTTTGCCATTTATGCCGATGGAGTTGCGGTCGGATTTTTGATGTATATTTATGATACGTTGGATCATGAATCATTTGAAAATGAAGTTTTTTACGGAAAGAAGAGCTATTTTATATGGCATATTATGATTGAAAAGAGTTATCAGGGGAAAGGATATGGCAAACTTGCCTTTGAAAAAATGTTGATGGATATTGAAAATAGGCCATATGGGGAAGCAGAATATGTAGCCCTCTTTTATCGAACAAGTAATGTCAAAGCTAAAACGTTATACGCTTCATTTGGTTTTGTAGATACAGGCATCATTCAGGATAATAATTCGATGTTGGCGATTAAAAATCTAGATGAGAAAATAATAGAATCCATAGTAAAATAG
- a CDS encoding thioesterase II family protein gives MGNEIKLFCIPFSGGSAEVYRKWSKSLENNIQLLPVELPGRGKRIFEPLLDDIDTIVEDITTTIASNVASNDDYAIYGHSLGSLLTFETYYKLIEKGVHKPQHIFFSGRNAPQNRYNRTLIHRLPDEQFLHAVMSYGGNTHEIIENKELLDLFLPILRADFKISETYCHQEKKDKIACDITIINGRNDHSANRYDMSEWSYYAGGAATFHTVDGGHFFITENYGPVVDIIKQTLTISDGIIESP, from the coding sequence ATGGGCAATGAGATTAAACTATTTTGCATTCCTTTTTCAGGGGGATCCGCCGAAGTATATCGCAAATGGAGCAAATCGCTAGAGAATAATATCCAATTATTACCTGTTGAATTGCCGGGCCGTGGCAAGAGAATATTTGAGCCACTTCTGGATGACATAGATACTATTGTTGAGGATATTACTACTACGATAGCAAGCAACGTTGCTTCGAACGACGATTATGCGATATATGGGCATAGTTTAGGTTCATTACTTACGTTTGAAACGTATTACAAGTTAATCGAGAAGGGTGTTCATAAACCGCAGCATATTTTTTTTAGCGGACGTAACGCACCGCAAAATAGGTATAACCGAACTTTAATTCATCGATTGCCAGATGAGCAATTTTTGCATGCGGTTATGAGTTATGGAGGCAATACGCATGAAATAATCGAAAATAAAGAGTTGCTTGATTTATTCTTACCGATATTGCGTGCTGATTTTAAGATATCAGAAACATATTGTCACCAAGAGAAAAAAGATAAGATCGCTTGTGATATTACAATCATAAATGGTCGCAACGACCACAGTGCTAATAGGTATGACATGTCCGAGTGGAGCTATTATGCAGGTGGGGCAGCGACTTTTCATACGGTAGATGGTGGACACTTTTTTATTACAGAGAATTATGGACCTGTTGTGGATATTATCAAGCAAACATTGACTATATCAGATGGAATTATAGAAAGTCCATGA